A stretch of Oreochromis aureus strain Israel breed Guangdong linkage group 11, ZZ_aureus, whole genome shotgun sequence DNA encodes these proteins:
- the LOC116330548 gene encoding IgGFc-binding protein, protein MYPLLLLLLLLLGGRSSESTAPVPYDNVGQNFTVVFPENIANYYPSPPTNMVKITALKDGTTVTLQQYGNPKHRDLDAGDVWNFTANATLELGKQNISNNTLTINSNKNIIVQAISLKQDSLQTAVVIPTDKLSTKYLIPPIPTIPGTNNPQDLVVQTVTERGPFRIIIVNGVQEQNNVTVEGLKTQEVSLQSGQVAQIWLEEGAGFKNVTAEKPVAVLFGHPCAILGNCSCGLLYTILPPAPGATLKYLVPPLLAKDAEGETRVLLAQNGSTSVKPYDSSSLMYDVAGTAILYRPGLLLPLIPTANFACCFVVTAFPVISNNYAVIVVSSNVTDGVRVGKDRISSADWKTLGGTGYSSTQVLLSLGTTVIWHTSSKMAVYFQGNNGSTLIGNQAPVISSSPDFRGCVVTPEVVDLEEQPNGWRESFKNCADSNLELLCLSSTDLQKQIYGKLNQNRSLNSNAIQEVWIGMRRSSLNGQWYWVNGDSVNSTNWGDGKPGGVEEGQCAIMSLGNGTDFEWSDDDCCKDVHYICYKEPELFPI, encoded by the exons ATGTATCCTttgctgctcctcctcctcctgctgctgggaGGGAGGAGCTCAG AGTCCACAGCCCCTGTGCCCTACGACAATGTTGGCCAAAACTTTACTGTTGTGTTTCCGGAGAACATCGCCAACTACTACCCCAGCCCGCCCACAAACATGGTCAAAATCACTGCTTTGAAAGACGGGACAACAGTCACACTTCAACAGTACGGCAATCCTAAGCATCGGGACCTGGACGCTGGAGATGTTTGGAATTTCACTGCGAATGCAACGCTGGAACTCGGGAAGCAAAACATCTCCAACAATACTCTGACCAttaacagcaacaaaaatatCATCGTTCAAGCCATCAGCCTTAAACAAGACAGTCTGCAGACTGCTGTCGTCATACCTACAGACAAACTCAGCACAAAGTACCTCATCCCACCAATACCCACAATTCCCGGCACAAATAATCCTCAGGACTTAGTTGTGCAGACGGTGACGGAGCGAGGCCCGTTCAGAATCATTATCGTCAACGGAGTTCAGGAGCAAAACAACGTGACCGTCGAAGGATTAAAGACACAAGAAGTTTCCCTCCAGTCAGGCCAGGTCGCTCAGATCTGGTTGGAGGAGGGCGCAGGGTTTAAAAATGTGACGGCTGAAAAGCCAGTGGCCGTCCTCTTTGGCCACCCCTGCGCCATCCTGGGCAACTGCAGCTGCGGGCTGCTCTACACCATTCTGCCGCCAGCCCCAGGAGCGACGCTGAAGTACTTAGTTCCTCCATTATTGGCCAAGGATGCTGAGGGAGAGACGAGGGTACTTTTGGCACAGAACGGTTCCACCAGCGTCAAACCCTACGACTCAAGCTCGCTGATGTATGATGTAGCCGGCACAGCCATCCTCTACCGGCCAGGCTTACTCCTCCCTCTGATCCCAACGGCAAACTTTGCCTGCTGCTTTGTGGTCACAGCATTCCCCGTGATCTCCAATAACTACGCCGTGATCGTGGTCAGCAGTAACGTCACCGATGGGGTTCGTGTTGGAAAGGACCGCATATCAAGTGCAGACTGGAAGACACTGGGGGGGACTGGTTACAGCTCGACACAAGTTCTTCTGAGTTTGGGTACCACTGTCATCTGGCACACTTCCTCCAAAATGGCCGTCTACTTTCAGGGAAACAATGGAAGCACTTTGATTGGGAACCAGGCACCTGTCATCAGTTCAAGCCCAG ATTTCAGGGGCTGCGTCGTGACTCCCGAGGTTGTGGACTTGGAAGAACAACCCAACGGTTGGCGTGAATCTTTTAAAAACTGCGCTGACAGCAACCTGGAGCTGCTCTGCCTGTCGAGCACAGACCTCCAGAAACAGATCTATGGCAAACTTAACCAGAACAGGTCTTTAAATAGCAATGCTATACAAGAGGTGTGGATCGGCATGCGGCGCAGTTCGCTGAATGGGCAGTGGTACTGGGTGAACGGGGACAGCGTCAACAGCACCAACTGGGGTGACGGTAAGCCCGGTGGGGTGGAGGAAGGCCAGTGCGCCATCATGAGTCTGGGAAATGGCACGGACTTTGAGTGGAGCGACGACGATTGCTGCAAGGATGTTCATTATATCTGCTACAAGGAGCCGGAGCTCTTCCCCATATAG
- the si:dkey-11p23.7 gene encoding V-set and Ig domain-containing protein: MDARLLCSTLLLSVTRALSSADDGWFVKVQPEVRGIEGYPVVLPCTFGHPQHSQHSSLQVVWRLGHGQGATVLYRCTSRSGAPTCEPGPKQDQRYRLEGNPREHDLSLRISNTILQDNGRYYCRVEVQGREHISFEDKMGTRLRVEAPPKILGLSVEGTEQSGYRALCRVQGSPLPDVQWLGPDDLLEGSLLRPLAQGSTGHYHTVSQLRDVEPGQQYTCSASNPLGKEQATLYVLPPQPPLSLAGASPPLLLLLSVSVGAKVLLLVGMGVWMVQGGALQGLSCWRK, encoded by the exons ATGGACGCCCGGCTGCTCTGCAGCACTCTGCTGCTGTCCGTCACACGAG CACTCAGCTCTGCAGATGACGGCTGGTTCGTGAAGGTTCAGCCGGAGGTACGAGGCATCGAGGGCTACCCGGTGGTGCTGCCGTGCACCTTTGGCCATCCGCAGCACTCCCAGCATTCCTCCCTGCAAGTTGTGTGGCGTCTGGGCCACGGCCAGGGAGCCACTGTCCTGTACCGCTGCACCAGCCGGTCCGGAGCCCCCACCTGTGAGCCAGGGCCGAAGCAGGACCAGCGCTATCGACTGGAGGGAAACCCGAGGGAGCACGACCTGTCGTTGCGCATCAGTAACACCATCCTGCAGGATAATGGACGCTACTACTGCCGAGTGGAGGTTCAAGGACGAGAACACATCAGCTTCGAGGACAAGATGGGGACCAGACTGAGAGTGGAAG ctcctccaaAGATCCTGGGCCTGTCGGTGGAGGGCACTGAGCAGTCCGGGTACAGAGCGCTGTGTCGGGTCCAGGGCTCCCCGCTGCCGGATGTCCAGTGGCTCGGCCCGGACGACCTGCTGGAGGGCTCTCTGCTCAGGCCGCTGGCTCAAGGCTCCACCGGCCACTACCACACCGTCAGCCAGCTGAGAGACGTGGAGCCAGGCCAACAGTACACCTGCAGCGCCTCCAACCCACTGGGTAAAGAGCAGGCCACTCTGTATGTCCTGCCCCCCCAGCCCCCCCTCTCTCTGGCCGGGGCTTCACCTcctctcctgctcctcctgtCGGTGTCTGTGGGGGCAAAAGTCCTCCTGCTGGTGGGGATGGGGGTGTGGATGGTGCAGGGCGGAGCTCTGCAGGGGCTCAGCTGCTGGAGGAAATGA